The following coding sequences are from one Mytilus trossulus isolate FHL-02 chromosome 8, PNRI_Mtr1.1.1.hap1, whole genome shotgun sequence window:
- the LOC134682061 gene encoding uncharacterized protein LOC134682061 isoform X2: protein MSFLKSSSRPGSLKATERRPSSYAPNENLQNEVVKLHSQVEIEKKAKKEAEEKYKQLVSKLDVVQHRLIDRNKEVEEEREAKEEVMKSNKTLQLTINKMEQYLRKKSTGSRFESTNVVDVVDVDMGGKVDIENIIKTENELEEKSRQLQREKQANEILEKRCKLLEKLLKENDIHIESSELDNLNKQFSNTELDF from the exons CTCCAGTAGACCAGGATCGTTGAAAGCTACTGAAAG gaGGCCATCTTCATACGCTCCTAACGAAAACTTACAAAATGAAGTAGTAAAACTACATTCTCAAGTCGAGATAGAGAAGAAAGCGAAAAAAGAAGCAGAAGAAAA ATATAAACAACTAGTGAGTAAACTTGATGTGGTACAACATAGACTGATAGACAGAAACAAAGAAGTGGAAGAAGAAAGAGAAGCAAAGGAGGAAGTCATGAAGAg CAATAAAACATTGCAATTGACCATAAACAAAATGGAACAGTATTTACGGAAAAAGAGTACAGGTAGTCGGTTTGAATCAACTAATGTAGTCGATGTAGTAGATGTTGATATGGGTGG gaaagtagatatagaaaatataattaagacaGAAAATGAACTTGAAGAAAAATCTCGACAATTACAGAGAGAAAAACAGGCAAATGAGATTCTGGAAAAAAG atgtAAACTGTTAGAAAAACTACTAAAGGAAAACGACATTCATATAGAAAGTAGTGAACTagacaatttaaacaaacaattttctAATACAGAATTggacttttaa
- the LOC134682061 gene encoding uncharacterized protein LOC134682061 isoform X1: protein MSRFSKSSSRPGSLKATERRPSSYAPNENLQNEVVKLHSQVEIEKKAKKEAEEKYKQLVSKLDVVQHRLIDRNKEVEEEREAKEEVMKSNKTLQLTINKMEQYLRKKSTGSRFESTNVVDVVDVDMGGKVDIENIIKTENELEEKSRQLQREKQANEILEKRCKLLEKLLKENDIHIESSELDNLNKQFSNTELDF, encoded by the exons ATGTCTCGATTTAGTAAAAG CTCCAGTAGACCAGGATCGTTGAAAGCTACTGAAAG gaGGCCATCTTCATACGCTCCTAACGAAAACTTACAAAATGAAGTAGTAAAACTACATTCTCAAGTCGAGATAGAGAAGAAAGCGAAAAAAGAAGCAGAAGAAAA ATATAAACAACTAGTGAGTAAACTTGATGTGGTACAACATAGACTGATAGACAGAAACAAAGAAGTGGAAGAAGAAAGAGAAGCAAAGGAGGAAGTCATGAAGAg CAATAAAACATTGCAATTGACCATAAACAAAATGGAACAGTATTTACGGAAAAAGAGTACAGGTAGTCGGTTTGAATCAACTAATGTAGTCGATGTAGTAGATGTTGATATGGGTGG gaaagtagatatagaaaatataattaagacaGAAAATGAACTTGAAGAAAAATCTCGACAATTACAGAGAGAAAAACAGGCAAATGAGATTCTGGAAAAAAG atgtAAACTGTTAGAAAAACTACTAAAGGAAAACGACATTCATATAGAAAGTAGTGAACTagacaatttaaacaaacaattttctAATACAGAATTggacttttaa